Genomic window (Candidatus Binatia bacterium):
GTGCCGCAGCATCAAGACGCTGCACAACTTCGAGCCGCCCGCGACCGACGAGGAGATCCGCGCCGCGTCGCTGCAGTTCGTGCGCAAGATCGCCGGCGCGACGCGGCCGTCGAAGGCCAACGCGGCGGTGTTCGAGCGCGCCGTCGAGCGCGTGACCGAGGCCGCGCGCGAGCTGCTCGCAGGGCTGGTCACGACGGCGCCGCCGCGCAGCCGCGAGGCGGAGGCGGCGCGCGCTCGGGCGCGGGCGGCGGCGCGCTTCGCGACGCCGGCGACCTGACCCCGAACGAATTCTTCGTCGCGCCACGGCGGGCGCGGCGACGATCCGTGGTACGCTCGCGCCGGGGGGAGACGCCATGGCGTGGTTCGACGACTTCCGCGGCAAGAGCGTCATCGTCACCGGCGCATCGAGCGGCATCGGACGGGAGACGGCGCTCGCCTTCGGCAGCGTCGGCGCGCACGTCGTGTTGGTCGCGCGCCGGCGCGGCGAGCTCGACGCGGTCGCGGAGCAGATCCGCGCCGCGGGCGGCAAGGCGCTGGTCGCGCCGGCCGATGTGACGCACCAGCCCGCGGTCTACGACGTCATGCTCGACGCGCGCGACGCCTTCGGACGCGTCGACCTGGTGGTGAACAACGCCGGCGTGCTGGTCCCGTCGACGGTCGAGAGCCTCGAGGCGTCCGACCTCGAGGCGATGCTGCGGGTCAACCTCTTCGGCGCGCTGTTCGTGATGCAGGCCGCCGTCCGTCAGATGCGCGAGCAGGGCGGCGAGGGGACGATCATCAACGTCGGCTCGCTCGCCGGGCGACGCGGCATCTCGCCGCTCGGCGGCTACTGCGCGACCAAGTTCGCGCTCGTCGGGCTGACCGAGGCGCTGCGCACCGAGCTGCACACGACGAAGATCCACGTCGGCCTCGTCCTGCCCGGCGTCATCGAGACGCCGATGGCGCACGGTCCCGACCAGGAGCTCGAGAACCTGTGGCCCGCGCGGCTCAACATGCCGCCGTCGTGGGTGGTGTGGGCGATCTTCGCGGCGGCGCGCTTTCGTCTGGTCGAGATCTCGGTGCCGCCGGGGGCCGCGACCCTCGAGAAGCTCGCCGCGCTCGCGCCCGGCATGGCGGACTCGGTCGTCTACTGGGGCTCGCAGGCGTCGCAGTGGCTGTCGCGCCTGCTGCGCCGGAGCTGAGAGGCTCAGTCGGCGCGCGCGCTCGCGCTCGCTTGCCGCAGCTCGCGCACCGCGCGCAGCACCTCGGGGCCGAGCCAGTCCTGCGAGACGCGCAGCGCCCCCTCGGGCGAGAAGTGCACGAAGTCGTGCCGCAGCCCGACGTCGAACTCGCCCTCCGGCCGCTCCTGCATGTGCCGCGCGAGGTCGACGACGCGCATGCGATCGGGGTACTCGCGCGCGACCTCGCGGATCAGCTCGTTCAGCCGGTCGATGCGCGCCGGCTCGGAGGCCGCGATCTCGGACACCGTCGGCTTGCCCGTCGGGCCGAGCGCGCGGATGTGCGGTGACGTGAGCCAGACGACGGACGCACCGCTCTCGGTCAGCGCCTCGACGGCGGCGACGATGGCGTCGCGCGTCGCGGCGTCAAGCACGGGATCGCCGAGCGCGCGCGGCGGATCGTCCGGGGAGCGGCGGCGGTTGCGCACCTCCCACGGACCGACGAGCACGATCGCGACGTCCGGACGGTCCTCGACGACCTTCGCCTTCCAGCGCTCGAGCGCGCCGTGGCACTTCTTGTTCTCTGGCGCCCAGCGGCCGAACTTCTCCATCTCGCCGAAGACGAAGAGGCCGCAGCCGAGGTCCGTCACGCCGCCGGCGGGGCGCGCCTCCTCGCCGTCGCGCAACCAGGCCGCGAGGCCGTTCCACAGCGAGAACGCCGTCGAGTCGCCGAACATCGCGATCCGCGGCAGACGGGCGTTCGCAGGCTCGAGGCCGAGCGCGGCGCGCGCCATGTTGCGCGCGATCACCGCCTGCACGGGGATCGAGATCGGGCTCGTCACCACCGCGGCCGCCGCGACCAGCAGCAGCGCGAGCACGCTCGCCCAGGCGAGACGCCGACCGGGCAGCACGGAGGCGCGTCGCACCGGTCGCTCGAGGAAGCGGTACGAGAGCCCGGCGAGCGCGAGCGTCACCGCGAGGCGGAGCGCGAAGAGCGCGGGCGCCGGAAGGCCGGTGCGCTCCGCGGAGAGCAGCATGAAGATCGGCCAGTGGAAGAGGTAGGCGCCGTACGACACCTCGCCGACCCAGCGCAGCCAGCGCGCCGAGAGCGCGCTGCGCACTGCACCCTGCGGCTGCAGCGCCGCCGCGATGACGAGCGCCGACAGCACCGCGTAGCCGGCGAAGCCGCCGTGGTAGAGCCACGCGTCGCCGACCGTCGCGCGGCTCCACGCGAGCAGGATGACGAGCGCCGCCGCGACGCCCAGCGCGGGGAGCGCGCCTGCGGCGCGCCACGGCGCGTAGCCGCGCGAGCGGCGCAGCAGCGCGAGCAGCGCCCCCACGAGCAGCTCCACCGCGCGCGCGTCGGTGCCGTAGTAGAGACGGTGCTGCGCCTCCTCGATCGTCGGCACCGTGAAGCACACCGCGATCGACGCCACGCACAGCACGACGC
Coding sequences:
- a CDS encoding DUF2277 domain-containing protein; its protein translation is MCRSIKTLHNFEPPATDEEIRAASLQFVRKIAGATRPSKANAAVFERAVERVTEAARELLAGLVTTAPPRSREAEAARARARAAARFATPAT
- a CDS encoding SDR family oxidoreductase, encoding MAWFDDFRGKSVIVTGASSGIGRETALAFGSVGAHVVLVARRRGELDAVAEQIRAAGGKALVAPADVTHQPAVYDVMLDARDAFGRVDLVVNNAGVLVPSTVESLEASDLEAMLRVNLFGALFVMQAAVRQMREQGGEGTIINVGSLAGRRGISPLGGYCATKFALVGLTEALRTELHTTKIHVGLVLPGVIETPMAHGPDQELENLWPARLNMPPSWVVWAIFAAARFRLVEISVPPGAATLEKLAALAPGMADSVVYWGSQASQWLSRLLRRS
- a CDS encoding acyltransferase family protein — encoded protein: MHLPRSQEAVALDASPRRASDALAYEPALDGLRGACVLAVLLFHSGFTWASGGFLGVSTFFTLSGFLITTLLVAERDASGRLSLRRFWERRVRRLLPAALLTVAAVVVSAPLWLSPAQWVRLELDALATLLYVVNWRYVSAEYAYELIFTDPSPLQHFWSLAIEGQFYLVFPLVAGLLLRRGVRALAVACVVLCVASIAVCFTVPTIEEAQHRLYYGTDARAVELLVGALLALLRRSRGYAPWRAAGALPALGVAAALVILLAWSRATVGDAWLYHGGFAGYAVLSALVIAAALQPQGAVRSALSARWLRWVGEVSYGAYLFHWPIFMLLSAERTGLPAPALFALRLAVTLALAGLSYRFLERPVRRASVLPGRRLAWASVLALLLVAAAAVVTSPISIPVQAVIARNMARAALGLEPANARLPRIAMFGDSTAFSLWNGLAAWLRDGEEARPAGGVTDLGCGLFVFGEMEKFGRWAPENKKCHGALERWKAKVVEDRPDVAIVLVGPWEVRNRRRSPDDPPRALGDPVLDAATRDAIVAAVEALTESGASVVWLTSPHIRALGPTGKPTVSEIAASEPARIDRLNELIREVAREYPDRMRVVDLARHMQERPEGEFDVGLRHDFVHFSPEGALRVSQDWLGPEVLRAVRELRQASASARAD